The nucleotide sequence CAGGGGCCAAAGCCCTGGTTAGGGGAGGAATCCCCTAAAACCCCTCTTTCAAATGATGAAGAGAGTAAGGGATTTGCCCTAAACTCCCTTACTTCTAGGGAGGGCAAAAATGGTCTCACGGAAAAGGAATTAATTGAATTTTATGAATATTGTTTGAAAATGGCCAGTGAGGAAACTTGCAGGCAGTATATCAATTATCTGAAGAAGCCCCCTAGTAATGCTAAGAACTCTATCCTAGCCTGGAAGAAGTTCTACAAGTGGAAAGGGGATCTTGAGGCATGGAAAAAGCTGAAAACGAAAAAGTCTGGTGTTGATCTTAAGGTTCCAGGAGCTGACGAGATAGGGAGGTGGTTGGAGGCTGTTAGAGGTATTGAGGTAGAGCTAGTCTTCAAGCTCCTCCTTGAGAGCGGTATAAGGCTTAGGGAGGCTGTAAAGGTTCTCAATGAGTATGACGAGAAGAACAACGTGAAAGAGGACGGCTTCTACGTATACACGCTCAACTGGACTAGAGGGCCAAAGAAAGTGTTCTATGTCTTTCACATTTCGTCTATAGCTAAGACTGATATAACGTACAACTACGCGAAGAATTTATTGCATGAGAAAGGGATAGCGCCGAAATATGTACGCAAATTCGTGACTACTAAACTCGCGGAGCTCGGAGTTAGTGCCGAGGTAATCGATTTCATGCAGGGCAGGACGCCTTCTTCGATTCTTGGCAAGCATTATCTCAACTTATTAGCCCTCGCCAAGAAAGACTACAGACGCTACGCCGAGTGACTCAAAACGAATTTTTCTCAGTAAACTGGGA is from Sulfolobus acidocaldarius DSM 639 and encodes:
- a CDS encoding integrase; amino-acid sequence: MYPPNLSKVAGQGLEPWSQGPKPWLGEESPKTPLSNDEESKGFALNSLTSREGKNGLTEKELIEFYEYCLKMASEETCRQYINYLKKPPSNAKNSILAWKKFYKWKGDLEAWKKLKTKKSGVDLKVPGADEIGRWLEAVRGIEVELVFKLLLESGIRLREAVKVLNEYDEKNNVKEDGFYVYTLNWTRGPKKVFYVFHISSIAKTDITYNYAKNLLHEKGIAPKYVRKFVTTKLAELGVSAEVIDFMQGRTPSSILGKHYLNLLALAKKDYRRYAE